In one Polynucleobacter sp. JS-JIR-5-A7 genomic region, the following are encoded:
- a CDS encoding YhbY family RNA-binding protein, whose protein sequence is MTALTITPAQRKSLKADAHDLSPVVMIGGDGLTPAVIKEAKLAINHHGLIKVRVFGDDREARIAIYEELCEQLDAAPVQHIGKLLVLWKPKDIVDEAYANLGRSSKQTKKTLQAPRTKRQPNRAPAKSGVRTSSSERSDRRSASNKSPFERAAAVKSSTPKKRALRSEAAESKIGWSSPGYRKAAAAPAPIKRRKVRMSSNKKKSLGS, encoded by the coding sequence ATGACAGCACTGACTATTACCCCTGCCCAACGCAAATCCCTCAAAGCTGATGCACACGATTTAAGTCCTGTGGTGATGATTGGCGGGGACGGCCTTACCCCAGCAGTCATTAAGGAAGCAAAGCTAGCCATCAATCATCATGGCTTAATTAAGGTCCGCGTATTTGGTGATGATCGTGAAGCTCGCATCGCAATCTATGAAGAGCTATGCGAGCAATTAGATGCCGCACCAGTGCAGCACATTGGCAAATTACTGGTGCTTTGGAAACCAAAAGATATCGTTGATGAGGCTTATGCCAATTTAGGTCGATCCAGCAAACAAACTAAAAAAACTTTGCAAGCACCCCGCACCAAACGTCAACCTAATCGTGCACCAGCAAAATCGGGTGTTCGCACCAGCAGCTCTGAAAGATCAGATCGTCGTTCTGCGTCTAATAAATCGCCATTTGAACGTGCGGCGGCCGTCAAATCTTCAACACCTAAGAAGCGCGCTCTTCGCTCAGAAGCTGCTGAGTCTAAGATTGGCTGGTCTTCACCTGGCTATCGCAAGGCAGCTGCAGCACCTGCCCCGATTAAGAGACGCAAGGTTCGCATGAGTAGCAATAAGAAAAAATCTCTTGGCTCCTAG
- a CDS encoding DUF4149 domain-containing protein — protein sequence MSAAHYFGAQRLFTLIASFWVGSLLTVGYLVAPAIFSTLTDRHVAGMVAGAIFRIEAYLSITISIALLVLANLLVRRGLNAYRLARWLLLAMLLCSLLGVLVLMPWMNTLRDQALMQGMPVMLSPSAELFGKLHGASSALYLIQSALGIYLVWRLIGSYTKQH from the coding sequence ATGAGCGCTGCTCACTATTTTGGAGCGCAAAGACTTTTTACGCTAATAGCATCATTTTGGGTAGGTAGCCTTCTAACCGTTGGCTATTTAGTGGCACCAGCTATCTTTAGTACTTTGACAGATCGTCATGTTGCCGGAATGGTAGCGGGAGCCATTTTTAGAATTGAAGCGTACTTGAGCATTACCATTTCCATTGCATTATTGGTACTGGCCAATCTCTTGGTTAGACGTGGCCTGAATGCTTATCGCTTGGCTCGTTGGCTTTTGCTAGCAATGTTGCTGTGTTCTTTGCTGGGTGTGCTGGTCTTGATGCCTTGGATGAATACTCTTCGCGATCAAGCTTTAATGCAAGGTATGCCGGTAATGCTTTCGCCCTCTGCCGAACTCTTTGGCAAACTCCATGGAGCCTCTAGTGCGTTGTACTTAATACAGAGCGCGCTTGGCATCTATTTAGTCTGGCGCTTAATCGGTTCATATACCAAGCAGCATTAG